Proteins encoded together in one Thermococcus gammatolerans EJ3 window:
- a CDS encoding metallophosphoesterase family protein: protein MIKIAHISDTHITNEGAFKGYAFDLIVEEINRGDFDFVVHTGDITNQGLREEYEQAAYQLGKIRKPLVVIPGNHDVRNVGYKLFEKFIGPLNGVYEFDNGVLIWVDSTIPDLSDGRIGGHKFRWLKAKLEEYSDRRFKIVAAHHHLVPLPDTGRERNVLFNAGDVLDLLLRHEVTLYTCGHKHVPNVYRVEDLVIDNAGCTSCRKTRRGDVNSYNIIKLHDDGRVSVTIRRVTGDEERKDHKPIRPKIFIPSGKRVLRIVQLSESNVSDRVYFRRKVFENVIRMINERLKPDLVIHNGDVVDAGIERYYERAYEYYRAISAEKLVVPGHNDITYLGHELFEEYFGEPEVIEFDGYVIIPVLSAQYETPIGVVGRMGQKKLEKVLEEYDDRFRIVVMHHNVIPIPRSREIGFLEDGGDVLKLLTREGTELVLTGHGGNAYGVKVERTPIVNAGSVSWELHRNPFGNSFNLIDVYTDMVVVWEVQATWGSRKLLGIWKRKGN from the coding sequence ATGATAAAGATAGCCCACATAAGTGACACCCACATAACGAACGAAGGGGCCTTCAAGGGCTACGCTTTCGACCTCATCGTGGAGGAGATCAACAGGGGGGACTTCGATTTCGTCGTTCACACAGGGGACATAACCAACCAGGGACTGAGGGAGGAGTACGAGCAGGCTGCCTATCAGCTCGGCAAGATAAGGAAGCCGCTCGTTGTTATTCCCGGCAACCACGACGTCAGGAACGTCGGCTACAAGCTGTTCGAGAAGTTTATAGGGCCCCTCAACGGGGTCTACGAGTTCGATAACGGGGTTCTGATCTGGGTGGACTCAACGATTCCGGATTTGAGTGACGGCAGAATCGGGGGCCATAAGTTTCGCTGGCTCAAGGCAAAGCTCGAGGAGTACTCCGACAGGAGGTTCAAGATCGTCGCTGCCCATCACCACCTCGTTCCCCTTCCAGACACGGGGAGGGAGAGGAACGTTCTCTTCAACGCGGGAGACGTCCTCGATCTCCTCCTGAGGCACGAGGTGACCCTCTACACCTGCGGCCACAAGCATGTTCCCAACGTTTATCGCGTTGAGGATCTCGTTATCGACAACGCGGGTTGCACGTCCTGCCGGAAGACGAGGAGGGGTGATGTGAACAGCTATAACATCATCAAACTCCACGATGACGGCAGGGTAAGCGTCACGATAAGGCGTGTTACCGGCGATGAGGAGAGGAAGGATCACAAGCCTATACGGCCGAAAATCTTTATCCCCTCTGGAAAAAGGGTCCTCCGCATCGTTCAGTTAAGCGAGAGCAACGTTTCTGACAGGGTCTACTTCAGGAGGAAGGTCTTTGAGAACGTCATCCGGATGATCAACGAGAGGCTTAAACCGGACCTCGTCATACACAACGGTGACGTTGTCGATGCGGGCATAGAGCGGTACTACGAGCGGGCCTATGAGTACTACCGCGCGATCTCTGCTGAAAAGCTCGTTGTCCCCGGTCACAACGACATAACTTACCTCGGCCACGAGCTCTTCGAGGAGTACTTCGGGGAGCCAGAAGTTATAGAATTCGACGGGTACGTTATAATACCCGTTCTGAGCGCCCAGTACGAGACGCCGATCGGAGTCGTCGGCAGGATGGGACAGAAGAAGCTGGAGAAAGTGCTTGAGGAATACGATGACAGGTTCCGCATCGTGGTTATGCATCACAACGTCATCCCAATCCCCAGGAGCAGGGAGATCGGCTTCCTCGAAGACGGCGGAGACGTTCTCAAACTCCTGACGAGGGAGGGAACCGAGCTCGTGCTGACCGGTCACGGCGGCAACGCTTACGGAGTCAAGGTTGAGAGAACGCCGATAGTTAACGCCGGCTCCGTGAGCTGGGAACTCCACAGAAATCCCTTTGGAAACAGCTTCAACCTGATAGACGTTTACACTGACATGGTGGTGGTCTGGGAAGTTCAGGCAACGTGGGGTAGCAGAAAGCTCCTGGGAATATGGAAGAGGAAGGGCAACTAA
- a CDS encoding aldo/keto reductase: protein MMVLKMVKISDLKIIGDDKVTAIGMGTWGIGGYESPDYSRDEENVEVLRYGLELGINLIDTAEFYGAGHSEELVGRAIEGFDRDELFIISKVWPTNFGYERAKRAVRASAKRLGTYIDLYLLHWPGTEWRKIEETLHALEELVDEGLIRYIGVSNFDLELLKRSQEAMRKYEIVANEVKYSLRDRWPETSGLLDYMKKEKIALIAYTPLEKGSLARNPCLAEIGRKYGKSAAQVALNYLIWEENVIAIPKAGRKEHVEENAGAMGWRLSREDRERARGCV from the coding sequence ATGATGGTGTTGAAAATGGTAAAAATTTCTGACCTCAAGATTATAGGCGACGACAAGGTCACTGCCATCGGTATGGGCACCTGGGGGATAGGTGGCTACGAGAGCCCCGACTACTCCAGGGACGAGGAGAATGTTGAGGTTCTCCGCTACGGCCTCGAACTCGGCATAAACCTCATAGACACCGCCGAGTTCTACGGCGCTGGTCATTCCGAGGAGCTCGTCGGAAGGGCTATTGAGGGTTTTGACCGAGACGAGCTCTTCATCATCAGCAAGGTCTGGCCAACGAACTTCGGCTACGAAAGGGCGAAGAGAGCGGTAAGGGCGAGCGCTAAGAGGTTAGGGACTTACATAGACCTCTACCTCCTCCACTGGCCCGGGACGGAGTGGAGGAAGATAGAGGAAACCCTCCACGCCCTTGAAGAGCTCGTTGATGAGGGACTCATTCGCTACATCGGCGTCAGCAACTTCGACCTTGAACTCCTCAAGCGCTCTCAGGAGGCGATGAGAAAGTATGAGATAGTCGCCAACGAGGTGAAGTACTCCCTCCGCGACCGCTGGCCCGAGACGAGCGGTCTGCTCGACTACATGAAGAAGGAAAAGATTGCCCTCATAGCCTACACCCCGCTGGAGAAGGGTTCCCTCGCGAGGAACCCCTGCCTGGCCGAGATTGGAAGAAAATACGGCAAGAGCGCCGCCCAGGTCGCGCTCAACTACCTCATCTGGGAGGAAAACGTTATCGCTATTCCCAAGGCCGGCAGGAAGGAGCACGTGGAAGAGAACGCGGGAGCGATGGGCTGGAGGTTGAGCAGGGAAGATAGGGAGAGGGCAAGGGGGTGCGTCTGA
- a CDS encoding 2-phosphoglycerate kinase — MILVVDKETGAKLPFSRGILTRSITLSGVDVGVAYAIASAVQKELIKRGKRFVTTDEIRELTYSTLIERGLREEAERYLFWRTLRRRKVRLTVLLGGATGVGKSTIATELAFRLGILSIIGTDTIREVLRKVIARELLPDIHVSSFLASNVVNAPRGIDPLIYGFETQVKHVSVGIKAVLERSRREGLNAIIEGIHVVPGFIELDENEFMYVITVPGRESLLAHFYERARYSPRGAERYVKNVEKIMRIQDYIVDRAKELGIPVIENVELEKAVTAIMEDLMKRLKKEVD, encoded by the coding sequence ATGATACTCGTCGTTGATAAGGAAACCGGAGCGAAACTGCCATTTTCAAGGGGAATACTAACGAGGTCGATAACGCTCTCGGGCGTTGATGTCGGCGTGGCATACGCGATAGCCTCTGCGGTTCAGAAGGAGCTGATAAAGCGGGGAAAGAGATTCGTGACAACGGATGAAATAAGAGAACTGACGTACTCAACGCTCATAGAGAGGGGGCTTCGGGAGGAGGCAGAGAGGTACCTCTTCTGGCGTACCCTCAGGCGAAGGAAGGTGCGGCTCACAGTTCTCCTGGGTGGAGCAACCGGTGTGGGAAAGTCAACGATAGCAACGGAACTGGCCTTCCGGCTGGGAATACTGAGCATAATCGGAACGGATACGATAAGGGAGGTTCTCAGAAAGGTCATAGCAAGGGAGCTCCTCCCCGACATACACGTCTCCTCCTTCCTGGCAAGCAATGTGGTAAACGCGCCGAGGGGCATTGACCCCCTTATCTACGGCTTCGAAACGCAGGTGAAGCACGTATCGGTGGGCATCAAGGCAGTCTTGGAGAGATCTAGGAGGGAAGGTCTGAACGCCATTATCGAGGGGATCCACGTGGTTCCAGGTTTCATAGAGCTGGACGAGAACGAGTTCATGTACGTTATAACCGTTCCGGGCAGGGAGAGCCTTTTGGCACACTTCTACGAAAGGGCCAGATACTCCCCAAGGGGAGCTGAAAGGTACGTAAAGAACGTCGAGAAGATAATGCGCATCCAGGATTACATCGTCGATCGTGCCAAGGAACTGGGCATCCCCGTTATTGAAAACGTCGAGCTGGAGAAGGCCGTGACAGCGATAATGGAAGATCTCATGAAAAGATTGAAAAAAGAGGTCGATTAG
- a CDS encoding 2,3-bisphosphoglycerate-independent phosphoglycerate mutase — MKKRKGLLIILDGLGDRPIKEFGGKTPLEYAKTPNMDKLAKLGILGQQDPIKPGQPAGSDTAHLSIFGYDPYKVYRGRGFLEALGVGLDLDEDDLAFRVNFATIENGIITDRRAGRISTEEAHELAKAIQENVKLPVDFIFVGATGHRAVLVLKGMAKGYRVGENDPHEAGKPPHRFTWEDEESKRVAEILEEFVRQAHEVLERHPINEKRRKEGKPVANYLLIRGAGTYPDIPMKFTEQWKVRAGAVIAVSLVKGVARAIGFDVYTPEGATGEYNTDEMAKAKKTVELLKEYDFVFLHFKPTDAAGHDNNPKLKAEMIEKADRMIGYIIEHINLEDVVIAITGDHSTPCEVMNHSGDPVPLLIVGGGVRPDHTESFGERECMRGGLGRIRGHDIVPVMMDLMNRSEKFGA, encoded by the coding sequence ATGAAGAAGAGAAAGGGGCTTCTCATAATCCTCGACGGTCTCGGAGACAGACCGATTAAAGAATTTGGAGGAAAGACCCCGCTGGAATATGCAAAAACGCCCAACATGGACAAGCTTGCGAAACTCGGAATCCTCGGCCAGCAGGATCCGATAAAGCCCGGTCAACCGGCGGGGAGCGACACAGCCCATTTGAGCATCTTCGGCTACGACCCCTACAAGGTCTACCGCGGAAGGGGCTTCCTTGAGGCCCTTGGTGTCGGCCTCGACCTCGACGAGGACGACTTAGCCTTCCGCGTCAACTTCGCCACCATCGAGAACGGCATCATAACCGACAGGCGCGCGGGCAGAATAAGCACTGAGGAGGCCCACGAGCTTGCGAAGGCCATCCAGGAGAACGTCAAACTGCCCGTCGACTTCATCTTCGTTGGAGCCACCGGGCACAGGGCCGTTCTGGTCCTCAAGGGCATGGCCAAGGGCTATCGCGTCGGCGAGAACGACCCGCATGAGGCAGGAAAGCCACCGCACAGGTTCACCTGGGAGGACGAGGAGAGCAAGCGCGTTGCGGAAATCCTTGAGGAGTTCGTCAGACAGGCGCACGAGGTTCTTGAGAGGCACCCGATAAACGAGAAGCGCAGGAAGGAGGGTAAGCCGGTAGCCAACTACCTCCTAATAAGGGGAGCCGGAACATACCCTGACATTCCGATGAAGTTCACCGAGCAGTGGAAGGTCCGGGCAGGGGCCGTCATAGCGGTCTCACTCGTCAAAGGAGTAGCCAGAGCGATAGGCTTCGACGTTTACACCCCAGAGGGAGCAACCGGCGAGTACAACACCGACGAGATGGCCAAGGCCAAGAAGACCGTTGAACTGCTCAAGGAGTACGACTTCGTGTTCCTCCACTTCAAGCCAACTGATGCCGCCGGCCACGACAACAACCCGAAGCTCAAGGCCGAGATGATTGAGAAGGCCGACAGGATGATAGGCTACATCATCGAGCATATCAACCTAGAGGACGTTGTCATAGCGATAACGGGCGACCACAGCACACCGTGTGAGGTCATGAACCACAGCGGAGACCCGGTTCCGCTCCTTATCGTGGGTGGTGGCGTCAGGCCCGACCACACCGAGAGCTTCGGCGAGCGTGAGTGCATGCGCGGCGGCCTCGGCAGGATAAGGGGCCACGACATAGTGCCGGTAATGATGGACCTAATGAACCGCTCCGAGAAGTTCGGGGCTTGA
- a CDS encoding 2,3-phosphoglycerate synthetase, which yields MKIALIDGEHYPDVVKWALDKLGNVCCAVFLGGSEKIGSLEEVERRLGVPIYRHDDYLTALARALAENPGVKEVVDLSDEPIVGYEDRFRIASLCLLHGVTYRGADFVFKPRPLNRTSKPSIGVIGTGKRVGKTAVSGFVARTLKAITRPVIVTMGRGGPEEPELIDGEKLEITPEFLLRIAESGRHAASDHFEDALTSRVTTIGCRRCGGGMAGFPFFDAVDRGISLAESLPHDLIILEGSGATFPPYRADAYVVVVGARQELSSIANYFGPFRLSLADLVVVTMADLVKEEKIEKIVGVVEGVIPRAEVHVTVFRPRPLGDVSGKRIGLVMTSEEALESSARHLEALGAEVLHSSGNLSRRKALLRDLEGFSGIEGIAVELKAAAVDVVTRWALERGIEVIYLDNEPVNIDGKNLREAVLRLGKKVLGRRADDTRR from the coding sequence ATGAAGATAGCACTCATAGACGGCGAGCATTACCCGGATGTTGTCAAATGGGCCCTTGATAAGCTTGGAAACGTTTGCTGTGCGGTTTTCCTCGGAGGTTCGGAGAAAATAGGCAGCTTGGAGGAAGTCGAAAGACGTCTCGGTGTGCCCATCTACCGTCACGATGATTACCTAACGGCCCTCGCGAGGGCCCTCGCTGAGAACCCGGGAGTAAAAGAAGTAGTGGACCTCAGCGACGAGCCTATCGTTGGCTACGAGGATCGGTTCAGGATAGCATCACTCTGCCTTCTTCACGGTGTTACCTACAGGGGGGCAGATTTTGTATTCAAACCCCGTCCCCTGAATAGAACGTCAAAACCGAGCATCGGGGTCATAGGAACTGGGAAGCGGGTGGGAAAAACCGCAGTCAGCGGCTTCGTCGCGAGAACCCTCAAGGCCATTACCAGGCCTGTGATAGTAACGATGGGCAGAGGAGGGCCGGAGGAGCCCGAGCTGATAGACGGGGAAAAGTTGGAGATAACGCCGGAGTTCCTCCTGAGGATAGCGGAGAGCGGAAGACACGCGGCATCGGATCACTTCGAGGACGCCCTCACATCGAGGGTCACCACGATCGGGTGCAGGCGATGCGGCGGGGGAATGGCCGGGTTTCCTTTCTTCGATGCCGTTGACAGGGGGATTTCCCTCGCGGAATCGCTTCCCCACGATCTGATAATACTGGAGGGAAGTGGTGCAACGTTCCCCCCCTACCGGGCGGACGCGTACGTTGTCGTCGTTGGAGCGCGGCAGGAACTGAGCTCGATAGCAAACTACTTCGGCCCGTTCAGGCTTTCCCTGGCTGATCTCGTAGTCGTCACGATGGCTGATCTTGTGAAAGAGGAAAAGATCGAGAAAATAGTGGGGGTCGTCGAGGGGGTAATTCCCAGGGCGGAGGTCCACGTTACTGTCTTCAGGCCGAGACCCCTGGGGGATGTCTCGGGAAAGAGGATCGGGCTGGTTATGACGTCTGAAGAGGCCCTAGAGAGCTCAGCGAGGCACCTCGAAGCGCTGGGCGCGGAAGTTCTGCACTCATCTGGAAACCTGTCGCGGAGGAAGGCCCTCCTCAGGGATCTTGAGGGATTCAGCGGAATAGAGGGAATAGCTGTGGAGCTCAAGGCGGCTGCGGTTGACGTTGTCACAAGATGGGCCCTGGAGAGGGGAATCGAGGTCATTTACCTGGACAACGAACCGGTCAACATAGACGGGAAGAACCTTAGGGAGGCCGTTTTGAGACTCGGCAAAAAGGTTCTGGGGAGGCGGGCCGATGATACTCGTCGTTGA
- a CDS encoding MBL fold metallo-hydrolase, whose protein sequence is MGLRKLSDFAYLYPGSPSTLLRVHNGKLVIVDPGHGKGRHKDLKRESRKLGLEIKAQLVTHGHADHVAVSTKLEAPLYIHRFEFSIAESPLAREIITFGAKAPKGFLVFQFPEEVRVHAVFEWGDDLFGLKALNLSGHSPGMTGFFDLESGLIYAGDAFFGERVLETVGLPYFVDLAGFKDSLGRLLRYADDGYLLIPSHGRPVVEEEARSLIMKNLERVEEIERLVQDLLESPLGIDEIAFKLMRLYSVEITPQKLALNLVPVRAVIAEFYNRGLIDATVEKGLKWRVVKG, encoded by the coding sequence ATGGGCCTTAGAAAACTGTCTGATTTTGCGTACCTTTATCCGGGCAGCCCTTCAACGCTCCTCCGCGTTCACAACGGGAAGCTAGTGATAGTTGATCCCGGTCACGGAAAGGGGAGGCACAAGGATCTAAAACGGGAATCCAGAAAGCTGGGTCTCGAGATCAAAGCCCAGCTCGTCACGCACGGGCACGCAGATCACGTTGCGGTTTCCACAAAGCTCGAAGCCCCTCTTTACATCCACAGGTTCGAGTTCTCCATCGCTGAAAGCCCGCTCGCAAGGGAGATCATAACCTTCGGGGCCAAAGCGCCCAAGGGATTCCTCGTCTTCCAGTTCCCTGAGGAAGTCAGGGTTCACGCGGTTTTCGAGTGGGGCGATGATCTCTTCGGTCTCAAGGCCCTGAACCTTAGCGGCCATTCACCGGGAATGACCGGTTTCTTTGACCTGGAGAGCGGGCTTATCTATGCGGGCGATGCCTTCTTCGGTGAGAGGGTTCTCGAAACCGTTGGCCTTCCCTATTTCGTCGATCTGGCCGGGTTTAAGGACTCCCTCGGGAGACTACTCCGCTATGCCGATGACGGTTATCTCCTGATTCCCTCTCACGGCAGGCCGGTGGTGGAGGAGGAAGCTCGATCCCTAATCATGAAGAACCTTGAACGGGTGGAGGAGATTGAGAGACTTGTCCAGGATCTTCTCGAAAGCCCCCTGGGAATCGACGAAATAGCGTTCAAGCTTATGCGCCTTTACTCAGTGGAGATAACGCCCCAGAAGCTCGCCCTGAACCTCGTTCCGGTTAGGGCAGTTATCGCCGAGTTTTACAACCGGGGTCTCATTGATGCAACTGTCGAAAAGGGGCTAAAATGGAGGGTCGTGAAGGGGTAG
- the asnS gene encoding asparagine--tRNA ligase produces the protein MIDKVYCADVKPEMEGKRVKLAGWVYRKREVGKKVFIVLRDSSGIVQVVFSKELNEEAYREAKKLGIESSVIIEGTVKADPRAPTGAEVQADKLQVIQNVDFFPITKDASPEFLLDVRHLHLRSPKVASIMKVKGTLMQAAREWLLQDGWYEVFPPILVTGAVEGGSTLFKLKYFDKTAYLSQSAQLYLEAAIFGLEKVWSLTPSFRAEKSRTRRHLTEFWHLELEAAWMDLWDIMKVEEELVSYMVQRTLELRRSEIETFRKDLTTLKNAVPPFPRISYDEAIDILQSKGVEIEWGEDMGADEERVLTEEFEAPFFVYGYPKHIKAFYMKEDPEDPRKVLAADMLAPEGYGEIIGGSQREDNYDKLIQRILEEGMDPKDYEWYLDLRKYGSVPHSGFGLGLERLVAWVLKLDHVRWATLFPRTPSRLYP, from the coding sequence GTGATTGATAAGGTTTACTGCGCCGACGTTAAGCCCGAAATGGAAGGAAAGAGGGTTAAGCTCGCCGGATGGGTTTACAGGAAGAGGGAAGTCGGAAAGAAGGTCTTCATAGTGCTCAGGGACTCGAGCGGGATCGTTCAGGTGGTCTTTTCAAAGGAGCTCAACGAGGAAGCCTACAGGGAGGCAAAGAAGCTCGGCATCGAGTCGAGCGTCATCATCGAGGGAACCGTCAAGGCTGACCCGCGTGCCCCAACTGGAGCCGAGGTTCAGGCGGACAAGCTCCAGGTAATTCAGAACGTTGACTTCTTCCCGATAACGAAGGATGCAAGCCCGGAGTTCCTGCTCGACGTTAGGCACCTGCACCTCCGCTCGCCGAAGGTCGCGAGCATAATGAAGGTCAAGGGCACGCTCATGCAGGCCGCCCGTGAGTGGCTCCTCCAGGACGGCTGGTACGAGGTCTTTCCGCCGATACTCGTCACCGGGGCCGTTGAGGGTGGCTCAACGCTCTTCAAGCTCAAGTACTTTGATAAGACCGCTTACCTCAGCCAGTCGGCCCAGCTCTACCTTGAGGCCGCTATATTTGGCCTCGAAAAGGTCTGGTCGCTCACGCCGAGCTTTAGGGCCGAAAAGAGCAGGACGAGGAGGCACCTCACCGAGTTCTGGCACCTCGAGCTTGAGGCCGCGTGGATGGACCTCTGGGACATCATGAAGGTCGAGGAGGAGCTGGTAAGCTACATGGTGCAGAGAACGCTCGAGCTCAGGAGGAGTGAGATTGAGACCTTCAGGAAGGATCTGACGACGCTCAAGAACGCGGTTCCGCCGTTCCCGAGGATAAGCTACGACGAGGCGATAGACATACTCCAGAGCAAGGGCGTCGAGATAGAGTGGGGCGAGGACATGGGCGCCGACGAGGAGAGGGTTCTTACCGAGGAGTTTGAGGCTCCATTCTTCGTCTACGGCTATCCGAAGCACATCAAGGCCTTCTACATGAAGGAGGATCCGGAGGACCCGAGAAAGGTTCTGGCCGCTGACATGCTCGCGCCCGAAGGCTACGGCGAGATAATTGGGGGCAGTCAGCGTGAGGACAACTACGACAAGCTCATTCAGCGCATTTTGGAAGAGGGGATGGATCCCAAGGATTACGAGTGGTACCTCGACCTCAGGAAGTACGGTTCAGTTCCGCACAGCGGTTTTGGATTGGGCTTAGAAAGGCTCGTCGCCTGGGTTCTGAAGCTCGACCACGTCCGCTGGGCCACTCTCTTCCCGAGGACGCCGAGCAGGCTGTATCCATGA
- a CDS encoding CBS domain-containing protein, translating to MVGIQVQEVMTDRFEKIDIDAPLSEAIGIFEKEDPDLILVFDGNLYKGVLTQDLIIRSHLKWDPTKAKVRDVYKPAPVIKPDEDLSKAAKLMMEVDLRSLPVGESKAEIIGVINDIALLERVSEGDFGKRKVEEFMTKDVITLKPDDTVAKALATMRDYAISRIPIVDEEGRLEGLVTLHDLIIRFIKPRFRAQAGELAGEKIPPFSMPLRDVMIKGVITILPDAKVREAVATMRDNDIDGLIVVNEDNKVVGVLTVKDLLLPISKMTEKEARFYLQLGGDAAILSDFTRERIISDIRRFVDGYEDLLGQEGIIYLYIRRFKEKFRGVHLYQARMRVVTDRGVFVATGETWGAIQAVHDALRAIERQLLQKAELEKDIRYAKRFLEKLEF from the coding sequence ATGGTCGGAATTCAGGTGCAGGAGGTAATGACCGACAGGTTCGAGAAGATAGACATTGACGCCCCCCTTTCTGAGGCGATAGGAATCTTCGAGAAGGAAGACCCCGACCTCATTCTCGTGTTCGATGGGAACCTGTACAAAGGTGTTCTAACGCAGGATTTGATTATCCGCTCCCACCTCAAGTGGGATCCAACTAAGGCCAAGGTCAGGGACGTTTACAAGCCCGCTCCCGTCATAAAACCGGATGAGGATCTCAGCAAGGCTGCCAAGCTCATGATGGAGGTTGACCTGCGCTCCCTCCCCGTTGGGGAGAGTAAGGCTGAAATCATCGGCGTTATAAACGATATAGCCCTCCTCGAGAGGGTTTCCGAGGGGGATTTCGGAAAGAGAAAGGTTGAGGAGTTCATGACCAAGGACGTCATAACCCTTAAGCCAGACGATACCGTCGCCAAGGCCCTCGCGACGATGCGCGACTATGCGATATCGAGGATTCCGATAGTTGACGAGGAGGGCAGGCTTGAGGGTCTCGTCACGCTCCACGACCTCATAATCCGCTTCATAAAGCCCCGCTTCAGGGCCCAGGCCGGAGAGCTTGCCGGTGAAAAGATACCGCCCTTCAGCATGCCCCTTCGCGATGTCATGATAAAGGGCGTTATAACGATTCTTCCGGACGCGAAGGTCAGGGAAGCGGTCGCCACGATGAGGGACAACGATATAGACGGTTTAATCGTTGTGAACGAGGACAACAAGGTCGTCGGAGTTCTTACAGTCAAGGACTTGCTCCTCCCCATATCAAAGATGACAGAGAAGGAGGCCCGCTTCTACCTCCAGCTCGGAGGGGATGCGGCAATACTCAGCGACTTCACGAGGGAGAGGATAATCAGCGACATCAGGCGCTTCGTCGATGGCTACGAGGATTTACTCGGCCAGGAGGGCATAATATATCTCTACATCAGGCGCTTCAAGGAGAAGTTCAGGGGAGTGCACCTCTACCAGGCTAGGATGAGGGTCGTGACTGACAGGGGCGTCTTCGTGGCCACCGGCGAGACGTGGGGTGCAATTCAGGCCGTCCACGACGCTCTCAGGGCCATTGAGAGGCAGCTCCTCCAGAAGGCCGAACTTGAAAAGGACATCAGGTACGCTAAGAGATTCCTCGAGAAGCTTGAGTTCTGA
- a CDS encoding amidohydrolase family protein: protein MLALVGKLVDYRSVRNGAVIVEDNIIRAVVPVEELREWGVDEVYGGENYLVIPGLINAHTHVAMAKFRGLGEDLPTEEWLEKIIWPMELEWTRREIRKWAEIGIKEALMNGSTTINDHYFFADEIAKVAERLGVRAFIGQTVMDEVDFSPASPDEGFRFFRRWQNKSELVKLTLAPHATNTVSLDLLREIAELSEETGARVHIHLAQSRAEVSEVRRRYGLSPVGLLERAGLLNGRLIGVHGVYLDDSDFRSLAKAGPSLVHCPTSNVKLEAQTVNLRKLLDLGLNVALGNDSPNPTGILDPFLEMRTAGIVANLTAGRAHAVPARELFGMATVRGAHALGLKAGLIEPGYLADLVLINADKPWFRPIENVYSLLVYSVRGSDVEKVVVNGRPVHRKIY, encoded by the coding sequence ATGCTCGCACTGGTCGGGAAGCTCGTCGATTACCGTTCCGTTAGAAACGGAGCAGTCATCGTCGAGGACAACATCATTCGGGCCGTCGTTCCGGTGGAGGAACTCAGGGAGTGGGGCGTTGACGAGGTTTACGGCGGGGAGAACTACCTCGTAATCCCCGGCCTAATCAACGCCCACACCCACGTGGCGATGGCGAAGTTCCGGGGGCTCGGCGAAGACCTGCCCACTGAGGAATGGCTTGAGAAAATCATCTGGCCGATGGAACTTGAGTGGACACGGAGGGAAATCCGCAAGTGGGCCGAAATCGGCATTAAAGAGGCTTTAATGAACGGCTCGACGACAATAAACGATCACTACTTCTTTGCCGATGAAATAGCGAAGGTCGCTGAAAGGCTTGGCGTAAGGGCCTTCATCGGGCAGACGGTTATGGACGAGGTTGATTTTTCCCCGGCGAGTCCTGATGAGGGCTTTAGGTTCTTCAGACGCTGGCAAAACAAAAGCGAGCTCGTAAAACTTACTCTGGCACCGCATGCAACAAATACCGTTTCGCTAGACCTCCTCAGGGAAATCGCCGAGCTCTCGGAGGAAACCGGGGCGAGGGTTCACATCCATCTGGCCCAGAGCAGGGCGGAGGTTTCTGAGGTTAGAAGGCGCTATGGGCTCTCGCCTGTCGGTCTTCTCGAAAGGGCTGGGCTTTTGAACGGAAGGTTGATTGGAGTTCACGGCGTTTACCTGGACGATTCTGACTTCAGAAGTCTTGCCAAGGCTGGCCCAAGCCTCGTCCACTGCCCGACGAGCAACGTCAAGCTTGAGGCACAGACCGTGAACCTGAGAAAACTCCTTGACCTCGGCCTCAACGTGGCTTTGGGCAACGACTCGCCGAACCCGACGGGAATCCTCGACCCCTTCCTTGAGATGAGAACCGCCGGAATCGTTGCAAACCTCACAGCTGGAAGGGCTCATGCCGTTCCGGCGAGGGAGCTCTTTGGGATGGCGACGGTTAGAGGGGCCCACGCCCTCGGCCTGAAGGCGGGCCTTATAGAGCCCGGCTATCTCGCTGATTTAGTTCTCATAAACGCAGATAAACCTTGGTTCAGGCCGATTGAGAACGTTTACTCGCTCCTCGTTTATTCGGTGAGGGGAAGCGACGTAGAAAAGGTTGTGGTGAACGGCAGGCCCGTCCACCGCAAAATTTATTAA